In one Aeromicrobium erythreum genomic region, the following are encoded:
- a CDS encoding aminoglycoside phosphotransferase family protein: protein MIQVPAAVAAFARRGPRWAAFVDALPRTVDDLLAEWSLRVTGDPVHGEVALVLPVLTERGVEAVLKVGHVDEESRHEHLTLTTWDGRGAVRLLRADPARGALLLERAGPTALSSLPVLDACEVVAGLYATLHVTAPRRLVPLSTLVVRWTEQLAAAQDVVPAPRRLVQQAVSLGRAFASDPGTDGLTIHADLHDANVLASRRAEGSGGDGTPWLVIDPKGISGDPAYEPAPLLWNRWDEVASARDVRFAVRRRFHTVVDVAGLDEHRVRDWVVVRMMLNALWTLQDAQEAGRPLDDADRSWTTRCVTIAKAVQD, encoded by the coding sequence TCCAGGTGCCGGCCGCGGTCGCGGCGTTCGCTCGACGGGGTCCGCGCTGGGCAGCGTTCGTCGACGCCCTGCCACGCACGGTCGACGACCTCCTCGCCGAGTGGTCCCTGCGGGTGACGGGCGACCCGGTGCACGGCGAGGTCGCGCTGGTGCTGCCGGTGCTCACCGAGCGTGGCGTCGAGGCCGTGCTGAAGGTCGGACACGTCGACGAGGAGTCCCGCCACGAGCACCTGACGCTGACCACGTGGGACGGGCGCGGAGCCGTGCGGCTGCTGCGTGCCGACCCGGCCCGTGGAGCGCTGCTGCTGGAGCGTGCCGGTCCGACGGCCCTGTCGTCGCTGCCGGTGCTCGACGCGTGCGAGGTGGTGGCCGGGCTCTACGCGACCCTGCACGTGACCGCCCCGCGTCGTCTGGTGCCGCTCTCGACGCTGGTGGTGCGGTGGACCGAGCAGCTGGCCGCCGCGCAGGACGTGGTGCCCGCCCCGCGCCGGCTCGTGCAGCAGGCCGTCTCGCTGGGCCGCGCGTTCGCGAGCGACCCCGGCACCGACGGGCTGACCATCCACGCCGACCTCCACGACGCCAACGTCCTCGCCAGCCGTCGCGCGGAGGGTTCAGGCGGGGATGGCACGCCGTGGCTCGTGATCGACCCGAAGGGGATCAGCGGCGACCCGGCCTACGAGCCCGCCCCGCTGCTGTGGAACCGGTGGGACGAGGTCGCGTCGGCCCGCGACGTCCGCTTCGCCGTGCGCCGCCGCTTCCACACCGTGGTCGACGTCGCCGGGCTCGACGAGCACCGGGTGCGCGACTGGGTGGTCGTGCGGATGATGCTCAACGCGCTCTGGACCCTGCAGGACGCGCAGGAGGCGGGCCGGCCCCTCGACGACGCCGACCGCTCGTGGACCACCCGCTGCGTCACGATCGCGAAGGCCGTCCAGGACTGA